One window of the Cryptomeria japonica chromosome 7, Sugi_1.0, whole genome shotgun sequence genome contains the following:
- the LOC131857040 gene encoding uncharacterized protein LOC131857040 produces MSGGIYRLKWHLSKERGNNTVICKACLADVSYQAKKSLEGIAESKAKKARIGVELGSSSVDPRTNHLGEEDGEDGSYRECGSTPNSIARGPTIGGGNINTFFQPRTTPGSQTTLESTGWRRTIIEQAKKAIGNFWYSSHMAFHASRNPYWQPMVDAIAAVGPGFQAPSYESLRVGMLKDAVEDVQDVVKQHRLQWARTGCSIMSDGWTDGRNRTLINFLVSWPQNVVQFITNNAAACVAAGRPLTNKYPSVFFTPCAADCLDLTLEDIGKIEWVKAAFQMAHKVTKFVYNHTRVLAIMRSFTGGKELVRPGVTRFATYFLALQTLCEQKGNLR; encoded by the exons ATGAGTGGTGGAATTTATCGTTTAAAATGGCATTTGTCCAAAGAACGAGGAAATAACACAGTGATATGCAAAGCATGCCTTGCGGATGTCTCATATCAGGCAAAGAAATCTCTTGAGGGGATTGCTGAGAGTAAGGCAAAAAAGGCAAGAATTGGGGTTGAACTAGGTTCTAGTTCTGTAGATCCCAGGACGAACCATTTGGGTGAGGAGGATGGCGAAGATGGGAGTTATAGGGAATGTGGGTCAACACCTAATTCTATAGCACGTGGACCAACCATAGGTGGAGGAAATATTAATACTTTCTTCCAACCTCGTACTACACCAGGGTCACAAACTACTCTGGAGAGTACAGGATGGAGGAGAACTATCATTGAACAAGCAAAGAAGGCCATTGGTAATTTTTGGTATTCCTCTCACATGGCATTCCATGCTTCTAGAAATCCATATTGGCaacccatggtagatgctattgcagCTGTAGGACCTGGGTTTCAAGCCCCGTCTTATGAGTCATTGAGGGTTGGTATGCTGAaagatgcagtagaggatgttcaaGATGTTGTTAAACAACATCGGTTACAGTGGGCTAGAACTGGTTGCAGTATCATGTCAGATGGTTGGACAGATGGAAGGAACCGAActctcattaacttccttgtctctt ggccacaaaatgtggttcaatttatcacaAACAATGCTGCTGCTTGTGTTGCTGCAGGGAGACCTCTGACAAATAAATACCCTTCTGTGTTTTTTACACCATGTGCAGCAGattgccttgatctaaccctagaggacattggaaaaataGAATGGGTTAAGGCGGCCTTTCAGATGGCTCACAAGGTTACCAAATTTGTTTATAATCACACGAGGGTTTTGGCTATAATGCGCTCTTTCACAGGAGGCAAGGAGCTAGTTCGACCAGGGgtgacaagatttgcaacatatttccttgCATTACAAACATTATGTGAACAGAAAGGTAATTTGAGGTGA